The genomic DNA GATTTGAACCCTCGACCCTCGCCTTGGCAAGGCGATGCTCTACCGCTGAGCTATTCCCGCTTCTCGTCACTCGTGCCGCCCTTGCGTCGGTGCCTCGCGGCGCCGTCGAAAGTGAGGCGGGTATACAGTCCGCCTCCGGGGGCGTCAAGCCTTCTGTTCATCCCCATTTCCGCGCCGCGCGAGCATCGAAAGGAAGGCGCGGAAGTAGACCACGGCGCTCCACACGGAGAAGGCCGCGGACAGGTACACCAGCACCTGGCCCACCTTGTTGAAGTCCACCGGCGAGGCGTAGAAGCCCCAGTCCACGGGGTGCTCGTAGTGCACGCACAACGAGATGATGCCCACGAGTTGCAGGGACGTCTTCCACTTGCCCTCCTGCCCCGCGGCGATGACCATGCCCTCGCTCGCGGCGATGGTGCGCAGACCACTGATGATGAATTCGCGCGCCAGCAGGACGACCACCACCCAGGCCGAGATGCGCCCCAGGCGCACCATCATCACCAGGGCCGCCATGGCGATGAGCTTGTCGGCGAGGGGATCCATGAACTTGCCCACCACGGTGATGAGGTTCCAACGGCGCGCCAGGTAGCCGTCGACGACATCCGTGATGGAGGCCACCGCGAACACCGCCGCCGCCAGCAACGACGAGTACGGGTCCGCTTCGTAGAGCAGCCAGACGAAGAGGGGGATGAGGAGGATTCGCCCGAGCGTCAGGATGTTGGGCAGGTTCCAGAACTCCTGAACGAGCACGCTCGGCTTGCGAGCCGCGCGCCGCCGCGCCTTCTCCTCCTTCTTCTGACGCCTCCGTACCGCACGCTCCACTCGATCCATGGCGCCGCCTTCTACCGGACTGGCAAGGTGATGAGGGCAAATCCTTCGCCGCTCAGTTGGACGGCGACTCGCGAGGGCGAGTGCTCTCCGGGCAGGGAGACCACCTCGGGGGTGACCTGGCCCTGCCACCCCACCAGGTGGGAGGCGGGAACCGTCACGGGCAGCTCCGGCGCCACGACCACCGAGCGCAACGCTCCCCGGAAGGCGAGCACCACCCGGCCCTGGCCGCGCAGGTAGACCAGATCCAGATCCGGCGCCGCCGTGGAGGGCATCTTGCCGTTCTCGAACGCCACCACCTCCTCGAAGGCGAAGACGCACTCCTCGCGCACATAGACGCCCGAGTCCCCCAGGTCCACCGCCAGGAACGAATGCGCCTCCGCCGACTCGAGGAAGAGCACGCCCCGGCCGCTGACGCGCGTGAACCGTCCCGGGCCGACACCGAAGGGCTCGTCCGTGGCGCGGCCCCGGAAACGCTTGCGCTCCGGCTCGAACTCGAGCTGCCCGCTGAAGGCCACCAGCCCCTCCAGGCGCGTGAGCAGCTCGCCCTCCACGAACACGGAGAAGCTTCCAGGGCCCAGACGGAAGCGGTGCGCGGGGCTCGCTCCCGCGAGCGCCAGCGCGGGAGTCAGATCGGTCAGCATGGGGATGTCTCGGGCGGGGCGTGGGGAGGCGGCACGCACGGGCAGTTCAGGGGCGGCCCCCTCCTCCAGCGTCACCTCCGAAGGCGCCTTGGCGGGAGGGGGAGACTCGGCTCGCGCGGCCTCTTCTTCCTCGTCCTCGTCCTCGTCGAACCGCAACTCCTCCTCGGAGGACTCGGCCGGACGAGGTCCGGGAGGCACTTCGTCCAGGCCGAACTGGGCACCCCACTGACCCTCTCCCGGAGGCGCCGCGCGGGGCATGGGCGCCGGCGCGACGGGAGGCGGCCGGGCCGGCTTCGGGAGTGTTTCGCCCGCGATGGCCCGGGCCATCTTCTCCGCGAGCACGTCACTGCCCGACAAGAGGAAGTGCTCGCGAGCGCGGCCGTACTCCTTCGCCTGGGCCAGCGCGAGCCCCAGGTAGTTGTGCGCCTTCTTGTGGTCGGGCTGCAGATCCGTCGCGGCCTCGAACTCGCGCATCGCGCGCTGCAGGGCGTTCGTCTTGAGGTACACGAGCCCCAGGTTGACGCGCAGCGTGGCGTCCACCGGGTTGTCGCGCACCAGCGCCTCGTAGACCTCGGCCGCCCGCTCGAAATGGCCCAGCTTGAAGTAGGCCAGACCCAGGAGGTTGCGGCCCTTCTCGTTCCTCGGCTGCAGCTGGTGGGCGCGCTCAAGCAAGAGCCTGGCCTCGGTCAGCAGGCCCTGCGCGAGCAATTCCCCTCCCTGGTAGAGCTGCTTGAGGAACTCCTCGTCAACGGGGCTCTTCGGCCCCCGCCCCGTCACGCGCGTTGTCGGCATCTGAATCCGTCTCGCGGGGCTCGTCCTTCGTGAGCCGCTCGCGCTCTTTATAATGTTGGTAGAGCTGGAGCACCTTGCGCACGTAGGCCTGGGTCTCCGCGTAGGGAGGCACCTGGCCGCCGTACTTGCGCACGGCGTCGGGGCCCGCGTTGTACGCGGCCACCATCTTCACCATGTCGCCCTCGAAGAGGTTGGCCAGGACACGCAGGTAGCGCACCCCCCCCTCGATGTTGTCCCGGCTGTCGAAGATGTCGCGCACGTACATCTCCGAGGCCGTGGCGGGCATGAGCTGCATGAGCCCGCTGGCGCCCTTGTTGGACAGGGCGTTGGTGTTGAAGTTGCTCTCCGCGTGCATGATGGCCCGCACCAACGCGGAGGGAATCCGATAGCGCGTGGAGGCGGCGACGATGTGCGCCTCGAACTCCTGGGGCGTGCGCGAACGGCCCCGCACCGGAGCGGTGGGCGCGGGAGCATCGGAAAAGGTGCCCTTGAGCTTGCTCGCCTTCTTCGAGCCCGCGGGGGGCACGTTCGTGTAGACGATGGTCCCGTCCTTCTCCACGTACCGGTAGATGCCCCCATCGGCCTGGGCGCCCAGGGGAGCGAGCAGCGAAGCGGACAAGAGCAGGAAGGGCGGGACACGCATGGTGGCCATGCAACCTTAGACCTCCGCCCAAAAGTCCTCAAGAAATCGCCTTGTTTCCAGTACTTACAGGCAGTAAGGCTGTCATACATGCCCCATCGGTTCGACTTCCTCGTCCTGGGTAGCGGCGCGGCCGGTCTCTCGTTCGCCCTCCAGGCGGCACGTCATGGCTCGGTGGCCGTCCTCAGCAAGCGCGAGCCGCAGGAGGGCAACACCGCCTACGCCCAGGGAGGCATCGCCAGCGTGCTCTCCCCCACGGACTCGTTCGAGGCCCACATCCGGGACACCCTGGACGCGGGCGCCGGCCTCAACCACCTGGACGCGGTGGAGGTGACGGTGCGCGAGGGACCCGAGCGCATCCGCGAGCTGGTGACGATGGGCGCGGACTTCAACCGGCGGGCGAGCGGCGAGTTCGACCTGACGCGCGAGGGCGGCCACTCCGAGCGCCGCATCGTCCACTCCGGCGACATCACCGGCCGAGAGGTGCAACGCGCGCTCCTGGCGGCATGCGCCGAGCAGCCCCACATCACCTTCTTCCCCAACACCGCGGCGATCGATCTCATCCTCGATCGGCGCAAGGCCCCGGGCGCGCCGGGCCGGTGCCTGGGGGTGTACGCGCTCCTGCCCTCGGGGCGCATCGAGAGCTTCCTGGCCAAGTACACGGTGCTGGCCACGGGCGGCGCGGGCAAGGTGTACCTCTACACCTCCAACCCGGACGTGGCGACGGGGGATGGCGTGGCCATGGCCTACCGGGCGGGGGCCGAGGTGGCCAACATGGAGTTCTACCAGTTCCACCCCACCTGCCTCTTCCACCCGGAGGCCAAGAGCTTCCTCATCAGCGAGGCGCTCCGGGGCGAGGGCGGCAAGCTGCGGCTGCGTGGGGGCGCGCCCTTCATGGACCGCTACCACCGCCTGGGGGAGCTGGCCCCGCGCGACGTGGTGGCGCTCGCCATCGACGCCGAGCTCAAGCGCACGGGCGATGACTGCGTCTACCTGGACATGACGCACCTGGGGCGCGCGTACCTCATGGAGCGCTTCCCCAACATCTACGCCACCTGCAAGGCCTTCAACATCGACATGGCCGTGCAGCCCATCCCCGTGGTGCCCGCGGCCCACTACATGTGCGGGGGCGTGGTGACGGACCTGCACGGGCGCACCACCGTGCCCGGCCTCTTCGCCATTGGCGAGGTGGCCCACACGGGGCTGCATGGCGCCAACCGGCTCGCCTCCAACTCGCTCCTGGAAGGACTCGTCTTCGGCCACCGGGCCGCCACCGTCTGCGCCGAGGAGGTGGGCCACCTGTCCACGCCCCATGAGGATCCCCCCGAGTGGGACGAGGGCAGCGCGGTGGCCTCGGACGAGAGCGTCGTCGTCACCCACAACTGGGATGAGATCCGCCGCCTCATGTGGAACTACGTGGGCATCGTCCGCACGGACAAGCGGCTGATGCGGGCCCGGCGCCGGCTGGAGCTGCTGCGCGAGGAGATCCGCGACTACTACTGGCGCTTCAAGGTGACCCAGGACGTCATCGAGCTGCGCAACATCTGCGAGGTGGCCACGCTGATCGTCGACTGCGCCAGCCGGCGCAAGGAGAGCCGAGGCCTGCACTACACGCTCGACTACCCAGGTCTGGACGACCAGGCCCGGCACGACACCGTGGTCCGCCGCGCGCTATGAGACCCGAGCACGACCCATGAACAACCCCAGCATCCAATCGATATGCGTCTTCTGCGGCTCGCGGATGGGCTCCCGGCCGGAGTACCTCGAGAGCGCCCAGGCCCTGGGCACGGAGATCGCCCGGCGCGGCCTCACGCTCGTCTACGGAGGCGCGAACGTGGGGTTGATGGGGGCGGTGGCGGACGCCGCGCTCGCCCAGGGCGGCAAGGTGGTAGGCGTGCTGCCCGGGGTGCTCAAGAGCCGGGAGATCGCCCACCCGCGCCTCACCGAGCTGCACCTGGTGGACTCCATGCACACGCGCAAGGCGATGATGGCCGAGCGCGCCGATGCCTTCATCGCCTTGCCCGGCGGCGTGGGCACCTTCGAGGAGTTGTTCGAGATCACCACCTGGGCGCAGCTCGGCATCCACCAGAAGCCCGTCGGCCTGCTCAACGTGGCGGACTTCTACGGCCCCCTGCTCGCCCTCATGCGGCGCGCGGTGGACGAGGGCTTCGTGCCCGAGGCCCGGGCCCAACCCTTCGTGTACGACACCTCCCCCACCGTGTTGCTGGAGCGACTGCTCACCGCGGGGCAGCCGCTCGCTCCGGCCACGCCCCTGATCCGGCCCGAGCAGAGCTGAGCCTCGCGCTCAGCGCGCGTGCACCCGCATCTCCACCTTGCCGAGCGAGGAGGCCAGCCGCAGCACCACGCGCTCCGTCCCGGGGGGGATGACCAGCTTGCCGTCCGCGAGCAACGAGGGGAAGCGCAGGCGGTAGCCCACCCAGAAGACGCCCGTGGCCGGGTAGTACGCGCGCATCTCCATGTCCGCCCGGCCCAGCCGCTCCACGCTCACCGGGTGGACCGCGCCCGTGGGGGTGAGCAGCTCCACGTTCCAGATGGACGAGGGGCGATCGAAATCGTCGTAGTGGTAGTCGTAGACATGCACGCCGAGGAAGAACTCATGCGTGTCACCCGCGGCCGCCAGCTCCTCGGCGACCCGCGCCGGGACATCCTCCAGCGGCAGCGCCTTGAAGAGGGCCTGGCGGTGGAGACGCGCCTCGCGGAAGGCCTGTGTCTGCAAGGTCGTCGTGGCGAAGAGGACGGAGTCGAACCCCTTGTAGATCTCCCCCCCGTCCGTGTAGCGCTGGAGCACGTCCAGGTAGGCCTGTTCCTGGCGCTCATCCCGGAGCACGGGGCCGGACTCCCCCACCGCGGGCGGCGTGGAGGCACAGCCCGAGAGCGCCAGGAGCAGCGCCCCGAGCCCCAACCGCGTCTTCATGGAATGAAGTCCTCGCGGGTGAACAAGGTGAAGAGCCGGTGTCCGGAGGCCTCGACCGCCTCGCGGCCGCCCTCCAGCCGATCCACCAGGGCGAAGGCCCCCAGCACCTCGAGCCCCTCGAGGCGAGCGCGCTCGATGGCCTTGAGTGTGGAGGCACCCGTGGTCACCACGTCCTCGAGGATGGCCACCGGAGCGCCCGGCGCGAGCGCCTTCATGCCCTCGATCCACTGGCCCGTGCCGTGTCCCTTGGGCTCCTTGCGCACGATGAAGGCATGCAGGGGCGTCTGGGCCAGATAGCTGGTGAGGCTCACCGCCGAGGCGAGCGGATCCGCGCCCAGCGTCAGTCCGCCCACCGCCACGGCCGAGGGGGCCTCGCGGCGCACGGCCTCCAGCAGCAACCGGCCAATGAGGTAGTGACCCTCGGCCAGGAGCGCGGTGCGCTTGCAGTCGATGTAGAAATCCGACTCCTTGCCCGACGAGAGCACCACCTTGCGCCGCTCGAAGGAGCGCTCGGTGAGCAGCCGCAGCAGACGATCCCTGTCAGACGAAGCGGACGTCATGGTTCACAATTTCTCCAGCCACGCCACCAGGTCCGACGAGTAGCGCAACTGGGTGAGCAGTTCCTGCTTGCGCGTCTCGTCGAGGTCCGAGAACACATCCGCCAGCAGCGCCAGGTCCTGATTGATGTCCACCAGCCGCTGGGTCGCCTCCACGGCCAGCTCGTCCGCGTCGACCTCTTCCTCCACCGTCTCCGGCGCCAGGGACTCGTCGGTGGCCAGCGCCTTGTCCAGCATGTCCCGGGCGATGGGCGTCAGGCGGCCCTGGGCCTCGAGCTTCGCGCGCTGGGCCTCCAGATCCTCGCGGCTCACCGGAGAGGCATGAATGGCCGAGGCGAGCGCCATGAGCAGCGCGTCCTCGTCGGACAGGTCCGTGTGCAGGCGCGCCAGGACGCGATCGCGCTTGAGGAAGCGCAGCGCCGCCACGCGCCGGAACCCGGAGATGATCTGGAAGCGGTCCGGAGGCTTGAAGCGCACATCCACGGGGGACAACTGGCCGAGCCGCGCCAAGTCCGTGGCCAGCGCCGACAGGTCCCCCACGGGACGGATCTGCAAGGACGTGTCCTCGTCGATCCGCTCCAGGGGAATGTGGGCGGGCGCCACGTGACCGCGCCGGGACGCGGGAGCGAGCTCGATGCGCTCGGCGGGAGCCACCGCCTCGGGCGGAGGCGGGGACGCCTCGCTCGGGGGCGGCGGAGAGGCCTCCACGGCGGAGGCATCGGAGGACGGCACGGCCGCGACCACTCCGGGCGTTTCTTCCGCCTGGGGGCTCGGCGCGCCGTCCACCTCGTCGACTTTGTTCTCGGTGTTCATGGCGTTCAATCGGCACCCCTGGATCGGCTCGGCGCCGGGCCCTCGCCCGGCGCCTCACACTGCGTCAGCGGCCCTTCTTCTTCACCACGACCTTCTTCCGGGCGCCCTCGGCCACCGTGGGCGGCAGGGGGGCGGCGGAAGGAGGCCGGGGAGGCTCGGGACGCGTCGGTTCCGCGGCCCGGGCGGCGGGGGGCGCCGGAGGAGCGGGACGCGGCGCGGGAGCGCTCGGGGGCGGAGGCGGGGCCGGACGCGCGGGCGGCGCGGCGGCGGCCGGACGCGCGGGCGGCGCGGCGACAGTGGCCGGACGCGCGGGCGGCAGCGCGGGACGCGCGGGCACGTTGGCACCCGGGCGCACCGTGGGACGCGTCACGGCGGCCGGACGCGGCAGCGCGGGACGCTCGGAGGGCACGCGGCCCGGCTCGACCTCGCCCATGTCCACGCGGCCCCGGAAGCTCGCTCCGTCCACGATGATGACGCGCGGGGCGTGGATGTCGCCCACCATGCGGCCCTCGCGGGTGAGCTCCACGCTCTCGGTGGCGTTGATGTTGCCCACCACCACGCCGCTGACGATGGCGTTCTTCACCGCCACGTTCGCCTTCACGACACCCGTGGGCTCCACGATGAGGGTCCGGCTGAGCGTGAGCTCACCCTCCACCCGGCCGCGCACGGTCAGGTCCTCATCGCCCGTCAGCCTGCCGCTGATGAGGATGGATTGACCCACCACGGTGTTGTCCACGGCCCCGGGGGCCAGTTCCTTCACGGTGGCCAAGGATCAGCGCTCCTTCGGAATGTCCATGTCGACGTTGCCCTTGAAGGAGGCGCCGTCGGCGATGAGGATGCGCGGGGCCTTGATGTCACCCACCACGCGGCAGTCCGTCTTGAGTTCCACCTTGTCGGTGGCCGCGATGTTGCCCGTGACGCGGCCCGCGATCTCCACGTTCTGCGTCTCGATGTCGGCTTCCACCACGCCACTGCCCTCGACGTAGAGGCTCTCGCGCAGAGAGATCTTGCCCTTCACCGTCCCCTGGATGACGAGATCCTCGTCGCCGGAGATTTCACCATCGATGACAATGCTCGAACCGATGACCGTATTCGCCATGAGTGTTGTCCACCCCTCCCGAGGCGTGCTGCGGGCCGTGAAGCCCGTTTAGATGTCGTCCGGCAGCTTCACATCCATCTCGATGGAACCGTTGAAGACCGCTCCATCCTCGATGACCACCCGCGGGGCCTTGATGTCCCCCGCGACCTTCGCCGACGCGTTGATGGCCACCCGACCCGACGCGTCGATGTTGCCACTCGCCTCGCCGTTGATGGTCAATTCCTCGGCGCGGATGTCCGCCTGCACCTTGCCGGTGCCCTCGATGGTCAGGTGGTTCTTCAGGGCGATCTGCCCCTCCACCCGCCCCTCGATGATCAGATCCCCACCTCCGGTCAGATTCCCCCGGATGATGATGCCCTTGCCGATGATGCCCGTCTGCTCGCCCTGTGCCATGCGGTGCCCCTCGGAGGTGCCCTCGCCTATCGAAAAACGCGTGCGGTGAGAGTCCAACCTACGTCAGAGATGCTCGGAGATCCAGTTAGAGACGTCCCGGAAGACCTGCTCCTTGCCGAGCTCGTTGAGCGGCTCATGACGCATACCGGGATAGGATTTGTACACCTTGTCGCGAGAGCCCACGGCATCGAAGAAGGCCCGTCCGCTTTCCACCTTGGCCACGCCATCCTCCGCTCCGGTGAAGAGAAACAGGGGCAACTGGAGGCTCGGCGCGAGCGCGAGCACCTTCTCCTGCGCCTGGGTGGACTCGATGAACCAGCCCGGGGTCGCGATTCGATTATAGAGCGGGTCCTGACGTGCCTCGCGCTGGACCGCCTCGTCGCGGCTGAGCTGCTCGGGGGTGAGTTCCGTGGGAATGGGTGCCCAGGGAATGACCTTCGCGAGCACCCGCGCGGCCAGCAGCTTCACACGCGGCGGCGAGAGGGCGAGCTTGAAATAGGGAGACGACAACACCATGCCGCTCAAGCCGTCCAGCCCGCCGCGCGCCCTCAGG from Melittangium boletus DSM 14713 includes the following:
- the pgsA gene encoding CDP-diacylglycerol--glycerol-3-phosphate 3-phosphatidyltransferase; amino-acid sequence: MDRVERAVRRRQKKEEKARRRAARKPSVLVQEFWNLPNILTLGRILLIPLFVWLLYEADPYSSLLAAAVFAVASITDVVDGYLARRWNLITVVGKFMDPLADKLIAMAALVMMVRLGRISAWVVVVLLAREFIISGLRTIAASEGMVIAAGQEGKWKTSLQLVGIISLCVHYEHPVDWGFYASPVDFNKVGQVLVYLSAAFSVWSAVVYFRAFLSMLARRGNGDEQKA
- a CDS encoding tetratricopeptide repeat protein encodes the protein MPTTRVTGRGPKSPVDEEFLKQLYQGGELLAQGLLTEARLLLERAHQLQPRNEKGRNLLGLAYFKLGHFERAAEVYEALVRDNPVDATLRVNLGLVYLKTNALQRAMREFEAATDLQPDHKKAHNYLGLALAQAKEYGRAREHFLLSGSDVLAEKMARAIAGETLPKPARPPPVAPAPMPRAAPPGEGQWGAQFGLDEVPPGPRPAESSEEELRFDEDEDEEEEAARAESPPPAKAPSEVTLEEGAAPELPVRAASPRPARDIPMLTDLTPALALAGASPAHRFRLGPGSFSVFVEGELLTRLEGLVAFSGQLEFEPERKRFRGRATDEPFGVGPGRFTRVSGRGVLFLESAEAHSFLAVDLGDSGVYVREECVFAFEEVVAFENGKMPSTAAPDLDLVYLRGQGRVVLAFRGALRSVVVAPELPVTVPASHLVGWQGQVTPEVVSLPGEHSPSRVAVQLSGEGFALITLPVR
- a CDS encoding transglycosylase SLT domain-containing protein, encoding MRVPPFLLLSASLLAPLGAQADGGIYRYVEKDGTIVYTNVPPAGSKKASKLKGTFSDAPAPTAPVRGRSRTPQEFEAHIVAASTRYRIPSALVRAIMHAESNFNTNALSNKGASGLMQLMPATASEMYVRDIFDSRDNIEGGVRYLRVLANLFEGDMVKMVAAYNAGPDAVRKYGGQVPPYAETQAYVRKVLQLYQHYKERERLTKDEPRETDSDADNARDGAGAEEPR
- the nadB gene encoding L-aspartate oxidase; translated protein: MPHRFDFLVLGSGAAGLSFALQAARHGSVAVLSKREPQEGNTAYAQGGIASVLSPTDSFEAHIRDTLDAGAGLNHLDAVEVTVREGPERIRELVTMGADFNRRASGEFDLTREGGHSERRIVHSGDITGREVQRALLAACAEQPHITFFPNTAAIDLILDRRKAPGAPGRCLGVYALLPSGRIESFLAKYTVLATGGAGKVYLYTSNPDVATGDGVAMAYRAGAEVANMEFYQFHPTCLFHPEAKSFLISEALRGEGGKLRLRGGAPFMDRYHRLGELAPRDVVALAIDAELKRTGDDCVYLDMTHLGRAYLMERFPNIYATCKAFNIDMAVQPIPVVPAAHYMCGGVVTDLHGRTTVPGLFAIGEVAHTGLHGANRLASNSLLEGLVFGHRAATVCAEEVGHLSTPHEDPPEWDEGSAVASDESVVVTHNWDEIRRLMWNYVGIVRTDKRLMRARRRLELLREEIRDYYWRFKVTQDVIELRNICEVATLIVDCASRRKESRGLHYTLDYPGLDDQARHDTVVRRAL
- a CDS encoding TIGR00730 family Rossman fold protein, coding for MNNPSIQSICVFCGSRMGSRPEYLESAQALGTEIARRGLTLVYGGANVGLMGAVADAALAQGGKVVGVLPGVLKSREIAHPRLTELHLVDSMHTRKAMMAERADAFIALPGGVGTFEELFEITTWAQLGIHQKPVGLLNVADFYGPLLALMRRAVDEGFVPEARAQPFVYDTSPTVLLERLLTAGQPLAPATPLIRPEQS
- the pyrE gene encoding orotate phosphoribosyltransferase yields the protein MTSASSDRDRLLRLLTERSFERRKVVLSSGKESDFYIDCKRTALLAEGHYLIGRLLLEAVRREAPSAVAVGGLTLGADPLASAVSLTSYLAQTPLHAFIVRKEPKGHGTGQWIEGMKALAPGAPVAILEDVVTTGASTLKAIERARLEGLEVLGAFALVDRLEGGREAVEASGHRLFTLFTREDFIP
- a CDS encoding ParB/RepB/Spo0J family partition protein — its product is MNTENKVDEVDGAPSPQAEETPGVVAAVPSSDASAVEASPPPPSEASPPPPEAVAPAERIELAPASRRGHVAPAHIPLERIDEDTSLQIRPVGDLSALATDLARLGQLSPVDVRFKPPDRFQIISGFRRVAALRFLKRDRVLARLHTDLSDEDALLMALASAIHASPVSREDLEAQRAKLEAQGRLTPIARDMLDKALATDESLAPETVEEEVDADELAVEATQRLVDINQDLALLADVFSDLDETRKQELLTQLRYSSDLVAWLEKL
- a CDS encoding bactofilin family protein, coding for MATVKELAPGAVDNTVVGQSILISGRLTGDEDLTVRGRVEGELTLSRTLIVEPTGVVKANVAVKNAIVSGVVVGNINATESVELTREGRMVGDIHAPRVIIVDGASFRGRVDMGEVEPGRVPSERPALPRPAAVTRPTVRPGANVPARPALPPARPATVAAPPARPAAAAPPARPAPPPPPSAPAPRPAPPAPPAARAAEPTRPEPPRPPSAAPLPPTVAEGARKKVVVKKKGR
- a CDS encoding bactofilin family protein, encoding MANTVIGSSIVIDGEISGDEDLVIQGTVKGKISLRESLYVEGSGVVEADIETQNVEIAGRVTGNIAATDKVELKTDCRVVGDIKAPRILIADGASFKGNVDMDIPKER
- the bacN gene encoding bactofilin BacN is translated as MAQGEQTGIIGKGIIIRGNLTGGGDLIIEGRVEGQIALKNHLTIEGTGKVQADIRAEELTINGEASGNIDASGRVAINASAKVAGDIKAPRVVIEDGAVFNGSIEMDVKLPDDI
- a CDS encoding alpha/beta hydrolase, coding for MARFDEGFFTSRDGLRLYWMSEQPEQPRAHVVFVHGYGDHTGRYRPTFDALTAQGFAVHGLDYRGHGRADGRRGHCDTWPDYLDDLSAFWERVRHTTAGGKLFVLAHSHGALMSVHLRARGGLDGLSGMVLSSPYFKLALSPPRVKLLAARVLAKVIPWAPIPTELTPEQLSRDEAVQREARQDPLYNRIATPGWFIESTQAQEKVLALAPSLQLPLFLFTGAEDGVAKVESGRAFFDAVGSRDKVYKSYPGMRHEPLNELGKEQVFRDVSNWISEHL